A window from Nitrospirota bacterium encodes these proteins:
- the truA gene encoding tRNA pseudouridine(38-40) synthase TruA: MGMSRNIKLVLEYDGTNYHGWQAQAGTGRPTVQESLESAIKGVSGKDATTYASGRTDAGVHALGLVVNFHAPGAMPPAAWMPALNHVLPPDIRVVHSEEVPEEFHARYSAQGKTYTYRILNRRAPSALYRNYAWHVNVRLKLRPMRQAATSLIGKHDFSSFRGSRCGARSPIRTLRRVEIGKRGEFVELVMEADAFLQYMVRNIAGTLVEVGLGRFAPEDVAAILAAQDRTRAGRTAPPHGLYLVAVHYNGE; the protein is encoded by the coding sequence ATGGGTATGTCGAGAAACATCAAGCTGGTCCTGGAATACGACGGGACGAACTACCACGGCTGGCAGGCACAGGCCGGGACCGGCAGACCGACCGTCCAGGAAAGCCTGGAATCGGCGATCAAGGGGGTATCGGGCAAAGACGCGACCACATATGCCTCGGGGCGGACGGATGCGGGCGTTCACGCTCTGGGCCTGGTCGTCAATTTTCACGCCCCCGGCGCAATGCCGCCTGCCGCCTGGATGCCCGCGCTCAACCATGTGCTGCCCCCCGACATACGGGTCGTGCATTCGGAGGAAGTGCCCGAAGAATTCCACGCACGCTACAGCGCACAGGGAAAGACCTATACCTACCGGATCCTGAACCGGCGCGCGCCGAGCGCCCTGTACCGCAATTATGCCTGGCATGTTAATGTCCGGTTGAAACTGAGGCCGATGAGGCAGGCGGCAACGAGCCTGATCGGGAAACATGATTTTTCGTCATTTCGCGGCTCGAGATGTGGCGCGCGGTCGCCGATACGGACGCTCAGAAGAGTGGAGATCGGAAAACGGGGCGAATTCGTGGAACTCGTGATGGAAGCCGATGCATTCCTCCAGTACATGGTCCGGAACATCGCCGGGACGCTTGTCGAGGTCGGGCTGGGCAGGTTCGCCCCTGAGGATGTGGCTGCGATCCTTGCTGCTCAGGACCGCACCAGGGCGGGGCGAACGGCGCCGCCCCACGGACTCTACCTGGTTGCTGTTCACTACAATGGGGAGTAA
- a CDS encoding cytochrome c3 family protein — MRNWLNATLLLLFTAVLVPAAHAATDAATCLGCHGSMEGSVNVNQEKYAKSVHGSFDCVMCHMQLKGDQHKGLTGHADKATQELGALIAAKSKIDPIAQAACAQCHGEIYQAYKSSVHGKNVIVKKSSDGPVCTSCHGSPHYIQPKSSKESAVNHFNVVQTCGQCHEEKFMSEKYGFSPLVMDRYLESFHGRKLKVGHMNAPACPNCHGAHDIKSDKDPSSPVVGENKVKTCSKCHAGATRKFVAAITHKPLNPVAHFVELALVVLTMSVFVFICVHVLLDIFADVRDRLFKKGDKHE, encoded by the coding sequence ATGAGGAATTGGTTGAACGCAACTCTGCTGCTTTTGTTCACCGCTGTTCTGGTCCCCGCCGCGCACGCGGCGACGGATGCCGCGACCTGTCTTGGCTGCCACGGGTCCATGGAAGGGTCCGTGAATGTCAACCAGGAGAAGTATGCGAAGTCGGTACATGGCTCCTTTGATTGCGTCATGTGCCACATGCAGTTGAAAGGGGACCAGCACAAGGGGCTTACGGGACATGCCGACAAGGCCACGCAGGAACTCGGTGCCCTGATTGCCGCCAAGAGCAAGATCGATCCCATTGCCCAGGCGGCCTGCGCGCAGTGCCACGGAGAAATCTATCAGGCCTACAAATCGAGCGTTCACGGGAAGAACGTCATCGTCAAGAAGTCCTCCGACGGTCCGGTCTGCACGAGCTGTCATGGTTCTCCGCATTATATCCAGCCAAAGTCCAGCAAGGAATCTGCGGTAAACCATTTCAACGTGGTTCAGACCTGCGGCCAGTGCCATGAAGAAAAGTTCATGTCCGAGAAGTACGGGTTCTCGCCCCTGGTCATGGATCGCTATCTGGAGAGCTTTCATGGCAGGAAGCTGAAGGTCGGTCATATGAACGCTCCGGCGTGCCCGAATTGTCACGGTGCCCATGACATCAAGAGCGATAAGGACCCCTCATCGCCCGTTGTCGGCGAGAATAAGGTCAAGACCTGCTCGAAATGCCACGCTGGTGCCACGAGAAAATTCGTTGCCGCGATCACGCACAAACCGCTTAATCCGGTCGCGCACTTCGTGGAACTCGCCCTCGTCGTCCTCACGATGAGCGTGTTCGTCTTCATCTGCGTTCATGTGCTCCTCGATATCTTTGCGGACGTCCGCGATCGCCTGTTCAAGAAAGGAGACAAACATGAATAA
- a CDS encoding cytochrome b/b6 domain-containing protein encodes MNKTVPAEIERFDLSARIQHVIMFTTFLLLSFTGWGLKYAYQDPASAWISFWGGAKMAGIIHRVAGITMLLDFAYHQFYLINKARKGDFRWSLIPMPKDVVDLFNNFLYFFGLRKEKPYFGKFNYMQKFDYWAVYWGMFIIGASGFFLAFPVTVSSIFPVWTIQWIWDVIFAMHSDEALLAIVFILIFHFYNEHLRSEVFPMNWMWLTGKMSIDQLKHHHPAEYDRLYGDKPQNKK; translated from the coding sequence ATGAATAAGACCGTACCGGCAGAGATCGAGAGGTTTGACCTCTCCGCCAGGATCCAGCATGTTATCATGTTCACGACGTTCCTGCTCCTGTCCTTCACGGGCTGGGGCCTCAAGTATGCCTATCAGGACCCGGCCAGCGCCTGGATCAGCTTCTGGGGCGGGGCCAAAATGGCCGGCATCATCCACCGCGTCGCGGGCATCACCATGCTGCTCGATTTCGCGTATCACCAGTTCTACCTGATCAACAAGGCGCGCAAGGGAGATTTCCGGTGGTCCCTGATCCCCATGCCGAAGGATGTCGTCGACCTGTTCAACAATTTTCTGTACTTCTTCGGCCTCAGGAAGGAAAAACCCTATTTCGGGAAGTTCAACTACATGCAGAAGTTCGATTACTGGGCGGTCTACTGGGGCATGTTCATTATCGGCGCGTCAGGGTTCTTCCTCGCATTCCCGGTGACCGTGTCGTCGATCTTCCCCGTCTGGACGATCCAGTGGATCTGGGATGTTATCTTCGCAATGCACAGCGATGAGGCGCTGCTCGCCATTGTGTTCATCCTGATCTTCCATTTCTATAATGAACACCTGCGGTCCGAAGTCTTCCCGATGAACTGGATGTGGCTCACGGGAAAGATGAGCATCGACCAGCTGAAGCACCACCATCCTGCGGAATATGACCGGCTGTACGGGGATAAACCGCAGAACAAGAAATAA
- a CDS encoding ABC transporter ATP-binding protein, producing MIELKGLSKTYRVSGKTIPALLPVDLVIQAGEFVTIVGHSGSGKSTLLSLIGGIALPDAGSVFINGANIRSYNDTKLSKLRNEKFGFVYQFSSLIPTLTATENVLLPTVFGGNKTPADAVKLLQMVGLGDKTDRYPSELSGGEQQRVAIARAFIHDPEIVLADEPTGDLDEETEAEIMSFFERVNREHKMTMIMVTHSSELAVRAGTRLKMKHGTLERIP from the coding sequence ATGATCGAACTGAAGGGACTGTCAAAGACCTATAGGGTATCGGGCAAGACCATCCCGGCGCTGCTGCCCGTGGACCTCGTTATTCAGGCGGGCGAATTCGTGACCATTGTCGGGCATTCGGGAAGCGGGAAAAGCACGCTGCTGAGCCTCATTGGCGGCATCGCGCTGCCTGATGCGGGCTCCGTGTTCATCAATGGCGCGAACATCCGGTCCTACAACGACACGAAGCTCTCGAAATTAAGGAATGAGAAGTTCGGGTTTGTGTATCAGTTCTCCAGCCTCATCCCGACCCTCACTGCCACGGAAAACGTCCTGCTCCCCACCGTCTTCGGCGGAAATAAGACCCCGGCTGACGCCGTGAAGCTTCTGCAAATGGTCGGCCTGGGAGACAAGACCGACCGCTATCCTTCGGAGCTTTCGGGCGGCGAGCAGCAGCGGGTCGCGATCGCGCGCGCCTTCATTCATGATCCCGAGATCGTCCTGGCCGACGAACCAACAGGCGACCTCGACGAGGAGACCGAGGCAGAGATCATGTCGTTCTTCGAACGGGTCAACCGGGAGCACAAAATGACGATGATCATGGTCACCCACAGCTCGGAACTCGCGGTACGCGCCGGGACAAGGCTCAAAATGAAACACGGAACGCTTGAGCGAATCCCCTAG
- a CDS encoding DUF4418 family protein, whose protein sequence is MKKLIGLTAIISGILLMIVPRYVLPACEYEGFARMHCSDTAHAEQIVGVLLLLAGILTLLVKSARMAFAGGGIALILSVASYFLPDKIGFCHSSQMPCNYGMVPAIRFIAIIAGLIMAVALIVSARRLQKKGTA, encoded by the coding sequence ATGAAGAAGCTGATCGGCCTGACGGCGATAATCAGCGGCATCCTGCTGATGATCGTGCCCCGGTATGTTCTCCCGGCCTGCGAATACGAAGGCTTTGCAAGGATGCACTGTTCGGACACGGCGCACGCCGAGCAGATCGTGGGCGTCCTGCTCCTGCTGGCCGGAATCCTGACCCTGCTCGTGAAATCGGCGAGGATGGCCTTTGCCGGCGGAGGCATCGCACTAATTCTGTCGGTCGCATCCTACTTTCTCCCAGATAAGATCGGATTCTGCCACAGCAGCCAGATGCCCTGCAATTACGGCATGGTCCCGGCGATCAGGTTCATTGCCATCATCGCCGGACTGATCATGGCCGTCGCACTCATTGTTTCGGCCAGAAGGCTTCAGAAGAAAGGAACCGCATGA
- a CDS encoding nitrous oxide reductase accessory protein NosL, giving the protein MKRASFVLVFAAILALSFALPTVAETITCTECGMMLEVGSKFTAKIVEEGKDLYFCDIGDLFAYLNRKKPQNVRIQVKDFPSGAWIDARSASYVWSAKKFSSPMGWGIAAFQDRKDAAAYGSALDFDAAMKAVQ; this is encoded by the coding sequence ATGAAGCGGGCATCGTTTGTTCTCGTGTTTGCGGCAATACTGGCTCTTTCGTTCGCGCTTCCGACTGTTGCGGAGACCATTACCTGCACGGAGTGCGGCATGATGCTCGAGGTGGGGTCGAAATTCACCGCAAAGATCGTCGAGGAAGGCAAGGACCTCTATTTCTGCGACATTGGCGACCTTTTCGCGTACCTGAACAGAAAAAAACCGCAAAATGTCAGGATCCAGGTCAAGGATTTCCCGAGCGGCGCCTGGATTGACGCGCGGAGCGCCTCCTATGTGTGGTCTGCAAAAAAATTCAGTTCACCCATGGGCTGGGGCATTGCTGCGTTTCAGGACAGGAAGGACGCAGCGGCATACGGCAGCGCCCTGGATTTTGATGCGGCAATGAAGGCTGTGCAATGA
- a CDS encoding tetratricopeptide repeat protein, with translation MRYIVILLLAAMTMLSCSEEKKQSAPVVEQKSDIELLREKIQSNPNDADAQFHLAEFYERANLYQEQIETLKKVVAIRPDMGYAHFKLGTAYNRLGMYQEAVASFTKAAKYEHKQPMIYNNMAFSYGKLGKIDEEIAALQKAISMRPDYGIAHFNLGMAYLKAGKRDAAMKEHSRLKNIDEPLAATLKKQIDAGRK, from the coding sequence GATGCTTTCCTGCTCGGAAGAAAAAAAACAGAGCGCTCCGGTCGTCGAACAGAAGAGCGATATCGAATTGCTGCGGGAAAAGATCCAGAGCAACCCCAACGACGCCGATGCGCAGTTCCATCTGGCGGAGTTCTATGAACGCGCGAACCTGTATCAGGAGCAGATCGAGACGCTCAAAAAAGTGGTCGCCATCCGGCCCGACATGGGGTATGCCCATTTCAAGCTGGGCACTGCCTACAACAGGCTCGGCATGTATCAGGAGGCGGTCGCGAGTTTCACCAAGGCCGCCAAATACGAGCATAAACAGCCGATGATCTATAATAACATGGCCTTCTCCTACGGCAAGCTGGGCAAGATAGACGAGGAGATAGCGGCTCTCCAGAAGGCGATCTCCATGCGCCCGGACTATGGTATCGCCCACTTCAATCTCGGCATGGCTTATCTCAAGGCGGGGAAACGGGACGCTGCCATGAAAGAACACTCCCGGCTGAAGAACATTGACGAACCCCTTGCAGCCACGTTAAAAAAACAGATCGACGCGGGGAGGAAATGA